One genomic window of Osmia bicornis bicornis chromosome 3, iOsmBic2.1, whole genome shotgun sequence includes the following:
- the LOC114880966 gene encoding vicilin-like seed storage protein At2g18540: MAETRKEIKETEIGDENGKREKGARRGRPSNVEVLRRERSQSIGSMANLEEIWKRKRDAESGEEEERQKDGGEKSGTSEWMFNKSNLTERSPEKKKERKEKKGEEGTIIELIKEMGKELGGKMEKMNDNMNMMGKDLRGEMEKLKEEMKRREDKWLEQKREMEGEIEKMKRKIEELERKGAGSGEGNEIKKRVQEEIEKKKEEMGGGKLGERIKELENRWERKEKEERKKNIIIKGIKTTREEMKEKAEEILKITGVEEAIEEAKAIGLTEGGKGDNMLLLKIKSIDLKRKIMEGKKTPKGREERIEEDLTWEERRIQWILRRIARQEREKGKYVWVEHGKIRVEGKWWKWDDANGRLIDGEGRKWEDIHERPQNKGEDAQGK, from the coding sequence ATGGCagaaacgagaaaagaaataaaagaaacggaAATAGGGGACGAGAAcggaaaaagggaaaaaggagCAAGAAGAGGACGGCCCTCAAACGTAGAGGTACTGAGAAGGGAGAGAAGCCAGAGCATAGGAAGCATGGCAAATCTGGAAGAAATatggaagagaaaaagagatgCAGAAAGcggagaggaagaagaaagacagAAGGACGGGGGTGAAAAGAGCGGAACAAGCGAATGGATGTTTAATAAAAGCAATCTGACGGAGAGATCCccggagaaaaagaaagaaaggaaggaaaagaaaggagaagaggGAACAATAATAGAGCTAATAAAAGAAATGGGCAAGGAGTTAGGAGGGAAGatggagaagatgaacgataATATGAATATGATGGGGAAGGACCTGAGAGGAGAGATGGAGAAGctgaaagaagaaatgaagagaagagaagacaAGTGGCTGGAgcaaaaaagagaaatggagggggaaatagaaaaaatgaagAGGAAGATAGAGGAGCTGGAAAGGAAAGGAGCAGGAAGCGGAGAAGGGAATGAGATAAAGAAGAGAGTGCAAGAGgagattgaaaagaaaaaggaggagaTGGGAGGAGGAAAACTAGgggaaagaataaaagaacTAGAAAACAGATGggagaggaaagagaaagaagagagaaagaagaacaTAATAATCAAAGGTATCAAAACCACAAGGGAAGAGATGAAAGAGAAAGCTGAAGAAATCCTAAAGATAACAGGCGTAGAAGAAGCTATAGAAGAGGCAAAAGCGATAGGACTTACGGAAGGAGGAAAAGGGGATAATATGCTGctactaaaaataaaatcaatagacttgaaaaggaaaataatggaAGGAAAAAAGACCCCAAAGGGAAGGGAGGAAAGAATCGAGGAGGATTTAACATGGGAGGAGAGGAGAATCCAGTGGATTTTGAGAAGAATCGCCAGGcaggaaagagagaaagggaaatATGTGTGGGTGGAGCACGGAAAAATAAGAGTAGAGGGGAAGTGGTGGAAATGGGACGACGCTAATGGGAGGTTGATAGACGGGGAAGGAAGAAAATGGGAAGACATACATGAAAGACCGCAGAACAAGGGGGAAGATGCACAAGGGAAATAG